GCAGGCGgcgtgggtggtgagggtggcggGGTGCAGCAGCAGGCGGCGTGGCTGGTGAGGGTGGCGGGGTGCAGCAGCAGGCGgcgtgggtggtgagggtggcggGGTGCAGCAGTAGGTGGCGTGGCTGGTGAGGGTGGCGGGGTGCAGCAGCAGGCGGCGTGGGTGGCGGGGTGCAGCAGCAGGCGGCGTGGCTGGTGAGGGTGGCGGGGTGCAGCAGGGGTGCAGCAGCAGGCGGCGTGGCTGGTGAGGGTGGCGGGGTGCAGCAGGGGTGCAGCAGCAGGCGGCGTGGCTGGTGAGGGTGGCGGGGTGCAGCAggggtgcagcagcagcagcagcaggaggaggccagggaggggagggggcgcCGTTCGTGTGAGCGCGGGGTGAAGACGGATGCCGTGCAGGGTGCGTCAGTCAGCTGAGCGGTGCGGGCGAGGCAGCAGAGAGCAGCGCCGTCCACCTGTCCGTCACCAGTACCCACCACGGGTCCCTCCTCGCCACCCTCCGCCACCGTTATCACCGGGTGTGGCGTCACGCCCGCACCCATACCCCGCGCCCACCGCCGCCcacatcacccccacacacacacacacaccagcaggagcTGTGTCTGAGGCCCCAGCAAGGAACAGTGCAGCAGCCAGCACTCGCTCCCCCGCCACCATGAGTGTAGGTTGGCTCTCCCTCTTATTATTCTTACCTCACccacctctacctctctctctctctctctttaccctCTCACTTTCTGCTTTCTCCCTTTTTCCCTCCAATTTTTGTATTTACTTCCTCAGTAGTGCATTTTTCTCTTATAAGATAAATGATCTCATTTGCATGTTTCGTAATTCGAGATATTTTCCGAGTGATTTGTATTTAGGGTGATGTAGTGACCTGCCAGAGAGTTGGAGATGTTCAGGTTAATtatgtgaacacgagggtcttgtggACCAGCAAGTCTTCATCTCTTCTCAGGAATGTGGTGATTGAAGTCTGCATGCTGGAGTCTTGCCTTTCTTATTTTGTTTTAGATTTTTTGGGTCAGTGTGGAGACGATTTGTTTGTAGATCACTAGTTTTTTTATTTGAAAAGATTGGGAGGGTACCCAACAATAATAAATAGTTTAAGCCATGATAAGCTATTGTATTTGATAACAAAATGATAAGCAGACTGTATGATAAGCAGTGCCCGTgtcgcagtggtaaagcacttaCCCGGTGCTTCTCGAGCGCTTTGGCCAGGGTTCGTATCATGGCCagcgaggattgactgggtgctaatccttaactgtagcctctgttcacccaggagTGAATGGATAAGAACATAAAAATGATGgtaatgcagaaggcctattggctaacgaggcagctcctatttatatccactcaatCTCGtaggtttgatatatatatatatatctcaaacctacgcttgaaacaatcgagggatcctaCATCTAttattgcccgaaatgctatgggtactagtggctttaggtattgtctgtactagctctttctataaatccaacattatgtttgtaactaatcctctatgtatgtacttttacctgaataaacatttgatttgattgttatgtggtaattggttccacaaatcaaaccagtatttacccaggtcctttcctaaatctaaccttATCCAATAAAATTTAGGATTAATGGAAAGGATAGGTCAATTAAAAAGTGAGACAGGTCAGGTAACTGATTAGTAACAAAGAGAtggagtatttttaataaatattttatcactgtacagtatttactaaagaggaacttaacattgccttcagctgaacaaatcTATGTGGGTAGGGAATAGGACAGGttaactagtttagcagttaccagggaggatgttattaaacaaatagtaaaactcaagccaaacaaatccccaggactGGACGAACTGTTTATCAGAgtgcttaaaaaatgcaaaaaggagctttgtgagccattgtctaccatatttaataaatcattagtcaggcagagtgccagagtcatggaaggttgctaatgtggttccaattttcaagaaaggagatagatcacgtgcgtcaaactatcgggcaATTAACTTAATGACTAcagtattgtgggaaagttacttaaatcgataattgcaaataccatttgtcttcatcttgaaaaacataaattaataaatgattcgcaacatggttttactaatggctgttcatgtttaacaaatttgctgtcattttattccagcatagttgaggcagttaattgtggtaaggtttgtgatgtgtaccttgactttagcaaagcttttgatacagtgccacaggaAAGGCTGATTAAAAAGATTGAGGCTaacggtattgggggtgctatattaagttggattagggaataccaaaggaaacagagttagtataaatggggttaagtcagtaggaaaatgttgtaagtggagtgcctcaaggctctgtcctgggatctctgttattcataatatatataaatgatttagattcaggtttgagcagcaacatttacaaatttgccgatgatacaaaaattgggagggaaataaacaccgAAAAataaagactcgctatcactcgaaacgatctaaataggggtttgcaatggtcaaaagattggcagaggcAGTTTATCGCTGACAAAATAAGGTTTTGAGtcaaggtaatgatgatagttacaagatatgagctacatagtgttgagattgtgaagtcagattgcaaaagggatctgggagttatgattagcaagaatttaaaaccaaaaaatcaatgcataaatgttcgtaataaggcaaataggacactgggatttatttatcagtGTTAGTAATGACACACCTGGTGTTctttagctatatcttgctctggttaggccccatttagattatgcagttcagttatggtcgccgtactatagaatggatataacgcGTCCAGTACAGGATGATAAAGTTAAtcgcccaaattagaaacctaccatgaagaaagattgacgaagcttaaattacatcctctagaaaggcgaagaattaggggtgacataagaggtgtacaagtggatgaatggacaaaagGGAAAGGTATACTGTACAACATAAAtggaacttaatatagcaccccaatactGTGAGCCTCttatctttttaatcaatctttcatgtggcattgtatcaaaggctttgctaaagtaaaaggttgttaaatgatttggcaggtcgtatttcagggaaaattaggattaaggacctgctcgaatcACTATGCTTGCTAGTgactacaagaatgtaagaactcttgaatatatatacaagggtataaataaataattaaataaataattaaatacatACATAAACAAATATTTCTCTACCTCTTGGTGTGGGCCATAGACCTATCATAGATTGCATAGCACTTTTTCAGATGTGATGAATTGTCTGAATACTGATGCCAATACAGTACTTTAGGAATGTAGATAGTTCATTATATACAGGCTGATGGGAAGGTGCACTCATGGGGTCCATGAGGTGTATATAGACAGCTACGGGATAAAAAAGTATCGCTGTTCTGCCAGCACAATTTGTCACAAATATCAAACAAATGGTGTAGTACTCCATAGACCTCAATCCAACTTTAATAATTTTTTAGGGAAGGCTCATTTAGGCAATTCTAATTTCTCGTGAAATAAAAATGAGTGCTGATTTCTAAGGATGTGTAGGAGTTAGGTTTAGGAGTGGTACTTATTCTCTATTGCCATTGAATTCCAAGTCGTCCTGTTTCTTTTATTAGAAACCTGGGCAGGCAACGATGTAACATTGGGTTCATATTGATAATGATCTTGCATTGATTGAACGGAACTTGAGCAAAGTTTACCTGCTGGGAGCAATGTCAGTGCCATTACCGGCCCCTCTACTAGCAGCAGAACCAGCCAGCTCGGCTCCCTTCCCTTATCACTGTGCTTGTTTCAGCCTGACTACCACTAGACATCTTTTTACAAAGGAGTAATGAATTATCAAAATAAAAAGTGATGGTCTATAATTTGTTCTACCAGTAAGGACTAGTttattttgcaggcgatgagtcacaataacatggctgaagaatgttgaccagaccacacactagaaggtgaagggacaacgacgttttggtccgtcctgaaccattctcaagtcgattctcacaatcgacttgagaatggttcaggacggaccgaaacgtcgtcgtcccttcaccttctagtgtgtggtctggtcaacagtttaTTTTGTTCcccccttactcatcctgtgagtagagtaTTAGTTTAAAACGATTAAAGAGGCCACAAAAGTCATAGACCACATTGGTTGTTGTTCAATACTGGTTATTACAATTTACCTGGTGCATACCAGGTAAATGTATGCGCACCTTACattttgtatgtacacacacatcaTATTTTATAATGATTGCTGGTAACAACACtacttgtgctgtagctgctatGCATGGCAGAGATGTTTCCAGCTACGATAAGGCAATATGGCATCGAAaaagaaaacgtgcatagaaaatAGTAATAATTATTGTGCTCTAAATAAAACTTTACCCCCAATATTGCATGATTTTTCTTGTATACTAAAGTCAGGAGAATTGAAAGTTTCATGAAGTGAGAGTACAGTACTATACTGTACATTAGGTTTGAATTGGAGCGCTTCAACGTGAGAGCTTGGTGAGGACAATACCATGTTCCAGCTTGCCAAGTGTTAGTTTACAAGTGAATTCTTTCCAGCATTACTTTAATTTGCCTGAGCAAGGTTACAGTGTACATTGATTCCATTTAAAGTTGCCATGAAGCAATACTACTCCACACATCCCTTGGTCTGCATAGCTCACAAATGGATTTTTATCCTGgccaccaagtacagtacagtactgtactgtataagtgTACTCCATATTTATTCTGGCTCCCTGGATATGAAGACACCAATGAGGAGGCAAAGAAGGCCTTTAAACCTCTCTTCAGTTTTAACTACTTTGGTCCTGTTTAAAGATCAAGAGAGAAATATCAAGGAATTTGCAAGATATTAATGGCCTCTTGGGACCtaattacctgagggccactaacattcTAGGGGCCTCGGTGAGAACAGGATGTCCTCCAAATCCTATAAGCCCTCCAAGTACTGTCAAAGGTCCCCTCATTTGCCCTGATCTCTTCCAGTTGGATTTACAAATTTAAAAGTTTTGGCATTatggctttggcgggtaggcagtCTACGGGTTTATAACCCTTTGGGTGTAAAGGCATCTTCGTACAAATGACAAACTGAAATGTAAAACCAACCATTGCACTATGGCCCTTCACACTACCTGTGTGCCACTGGTGAAGTGCCAATAAGATTCGAAGACTAGGGTGGGttacatattattttgtttatttatacaagagtttgCACGCTagggactttacaagaatgtatgtatagtgtttcgggcaggtcctttatcctcattttcccctggaatacgacccgccaaatcgtttaacaaccaggtacccattcattgctgggtgaacagagattacagttaaggattggcacccggtcaatccttcctggccaggatacgaacccaagccaAAGCGTTCACGAAGCGCCGGGTGACTGTTTTACCACTACACTACTGGGGACGCACTGTAGTTCTAGTGCATGAAGCAGAAATGTCACCGTGAGAATTGTTGCGAGTTCTCTCAAGCATATCTTGGTTGATTGCTTGGGGTATGCTCCAGTAAAGAAAACCAGTAGGATCCAAAACTAATGCCTGCATTAAAATTTGTCATAGtaacgttatcttgagatcttgaggttatcttgagatgatttcggggctttagtgtccccgtggcccggtcctcgaccaggcctccacccccaggaagcagcccgtgacagctgactaacacccaggtacctattttactgctaggtaacgggcatagagtgaaagaaactctgcccattgtttctcgctgttgcccgggatcgaacccgggaccacaggatcgcaagtccagcgtgctgtgtgctcggccgactggctcccttcaTGTTACACATACTTCGTGCACAAAACTGTATGtattcgtctagttgtgcttgcagggggttgagcttcggctctttggtcttgcTTTTcgatgtcaatcaactggtgtaccagTTCCTGAACCCTGTATAAAATATTTTATCTCTTAGGATAGGATagcttgggttgggttaggtttgttTAAAGAGCAGCAATAACAGAAGAAAGAGTTTCTCAATATTTCTCTCCATCTCCTTTCTGGTTGAAAAAAGACATCGTGTATCTATTCCCATACCCATGGAAGCTTCTTCATCAAAATGCACTAAGATAAGGTATGGACACAGCTGGAAAGACAGTGGAAAACATTAGCCTAAATGAGTTAGACATGTTTATCATGTTGAATGTTGCACAACATTCGCCTAAAAGAAGAATACCTTTACCATCCAGTTCTTCCTCAAAAAAGCCGCACAATTTCAAACGATGAAGTCATGAACTTTTGATGAAAGAGATGAGTTGACCTCAAAGATGAGTTCTAAGACTCAAAACCAAAATAGCACAGGATATTGACCTAGTTAGCAACGACAACCAACCACGGGTAAATATTTTGGTGTATTATTATCCCCTATAATTTAGTGCACACATTAATATTAGAATATGCCTGGAATGCTGTGTATAATTAGTGGCTTTATTAAAAATACAAACCTACTAAGTAAACTAAATATTATCTATTATATTAATAGTCATGGAAAATAGAAATTCTGGAAAAGGAGGCCAGTAAGAAAGATGTCATCCTTTACTGTGAAAATCATTTTTAATATGAATATTAAATGTTACTAATACACAGACTTGTCAAATGTAACATAAGAGGTGACATATTGTAGTACTTGGCTCAAGGCCTAAGCCCATTATACAAAAAACAAATATCACTAACATTATTACTAATTTGTTGTGACGATGTCGACAccatctgttgagcgcacccgaccccattttctgttccccagtggaaggctgtgatcttattgacacctgtgtagTTTCCTTCTTACTAATCACATTTTACTTCTCAGAAGTGATGTGGGTGGTATCTTGGTCTACAGGAATCAGTTCACCCAGGGCAGTCCTGAACTAAAGATGTGTTCCAGTGGGTACAAGTTGCCGAGTCGGTGCAGATTGTGATTTGTCTGTGATACTTAATGAAGTATTGGTGATTGGACCGACGTACCCCGGGATGGCCAAGTTGAGTTACGAGATAGAATCAATGTCCGTCTGTTAAGGCTTGTTATAATTGAAGCCTGTGTGGAAGTCTgccggtgtgttgctggagagtagAAGTGGTGTTCTGGCACCATGACAATACTGTATAGGACTGGCTCATGATTTACTGAGAAGGGTGAACTTGCCGGCATGAGCACCATAGAAGACAGACTCAGGGAGGGAACCTTGAGTGGTGTACGATAAAAGATTAAAGTGGACTTGCCGGGAAAGAAGATTGCAGAATTTATTTTAGTGTCATGTGCGAAAGTGACACCTGCAGTGTTGTCATGTACATATCTGTATATATAGTTAAGTACACTTGGTGATGGTTCTGTTTAGTGTTGTTTACCCCCTTTCCTTTGGATTGATTATTACTGCCAGTTCTTAATAACTTACCTTTGACTTGGGGTGGGATTGAGTAAGAAGAGGCACTAAGGCCCCGTTGGTTAGTAAAGAATccggttactggctaagtgagACTGTAACATTTGTACTCGTAGAAAAGAACAGGCTTTTGATGTCCCGTCTTTCTTTACCCATTTAATATACTTTTGAAATACTGTATTTACTCCTTTAAAGTGTTTTTAAACATTCAGCAGTATATTCCAGCTGCTCCAACTCATTTGGaaagaaaaaaaattctttcatctCCTGTAGGCTTTTTTGTTTTAGTGTACCGTACTCTTGGTTGTATCTGTACATGGAATAATGAAATTTTCCTCGTCCAGTCTTTGACACCCATTGATGCAATTAAACTAGAGAGTAATCCTGTGTGGCAAGCTCTAATTTTGAATTCACATATAACTTTCAGTTTTGGTATTTGGTAGCGTACTTTTCTGTTCCTAATATGttgatgtgtttcttcaggtgatgGCACCACTAATCACTACTGCATATTTAAACTTAGGTCAGATAAATGTTACAAATAAACCAGTCACACATTTGTCCAGCCATGTAAGTGATGATAACCTTGCATAGGAGCTAGATGTACCTGATCTATGTTTCATGACTGACTGGGATGTGGTACAAGGTAAATGGTCAAAAACTGAAGGAAAAAAACAGCCTATAACTGGTAAATACCATTACAATATCCTGCATATTGCCCAGGTATTTTATCATATTGCATAAGACAGTTAATTTTGGCTGATGAACTATTAAAAACTATAACAAAAGGGTTATTAATTTTATGGCTATTTCATCTATATTATGTTAACTGATTAGTTTGTGAAAAACTAGCTCCTAGTCAATTTGTCAAGTTCCACTGGTCCAATGGCGATGAATAATAAATTTGGCACTTAACTTTTATTTGTATGGAGACTTGCTCTATACAGTAGTAACTTCTCAAGAAAATATATCGGATGTTCATAGTATCTTCAGTATCTTATTCCCTTAACTTGTTTATCTTGTCTGATCTATAGCTACTTTTCCCTAGTTCTGTTACATAACACTTCACTGCATTGAATTTCATTAACCATTTTATCTGCAGCTAAACCTCTTAACCTAGGTCTTCTTGCAATGCTTTATATATCCATTTGTCTTTGCCTGGACAAACTTGCCAGGTGTAGTTGAATGTTTCATTTGGGCAAGCtgtttactgtgtgtactagacTCTTGTAATGTAAGTACTTCTGGATTAACTGATAAACTTTGCATACTTTACTTTAAAGCTTTTCCCTTAATCAGAATTCTCCTATTACTGTTGCTTTCATTGATCTCTGAAAAATTCTTTTGTGACCACCTTAGTTATACTATTTACCTACTGTAATTTTCCAAGTTAGTgtgtggcatttggtcaaatacATAATGTGAATGTGCTTTACATCTGTTTCTTAATTTATGGCAAAAGCTGTCATCACACAAGAGTAGATTAAACTTCAAGCATGTAGATATGATGCAGGTGTGAGCATTGATGCCCTTGCACCTGTGAATGTGGTGACCTACTTTAACATAGGCATTGATGGAAATATTTCTTGCAGGGTTATCAAGGCTACGGTCAGCCCCAGGGAGGTTACCCAGGCCAGGCTCCGCCGTCAGGCTACCCTGGTCAGGCTCAAGGGGTGAGACACGAACATTCTACTGTAGTAGTTTGAAGTGCATATAGTATAGCTGTTGCTTTTATGGATGTCACAGCATGATTTAGTGGGTGTGTAGTGGGAGTATTGAAGCCTTTAGTAATGCCAGCAGTTTGACTGATGTAAACATTTCACTCGGCAGCATGTGCAGACTTTGTGTTAAGGCTTCCCAATTGCCCTTATAGATTATGGTGGTCCATTGCACGAGCTAGATAGTGTTACACTTGTCTTGCATCTAAACACCTGAGTTTTGTGTTGCCTTGTCAAGATtttgtgcaacacaaaattaatttGCTATTTAgtgttaattcataaatatattaAGTGCTAGTGATGCACCTATTTGATAACCATTATATGTAATGTAGTCAATAGTTTTGTGTGTGCCTACATAAtgtattttaaactgaaaattcttttTTCAATAATTGGTACTGGGGAAACACTATTCAGAATGGATATTTATGTTTGGAGCACCACTTGATTCTTCACAGGGTGAGGACGTAATATAGGGAAAgaagggtatgtgtgtgtgtgtgtgtgtgtatatatatataataatataactaaAACATTAGATGACACCCTTTCATTCACCATATCACGTACACCACACTGTACTGTACATCATAGAAAACCAGCATCACTACACTAGTAAATCATTAGTaggatttccccccccccccactgcttcATGAGATTAGTTGTTTAATGGTTCTCACGAGTTGTCATGTGCAAGGATTTACAAATGCTGTCACAGCCCTCTTCTTACTCACTTTCATACATAAATTTTTTCTTCCTTTCACTCGCTGTATCTTCACATCTCGTTTACATTCAACTTTCTTACCTTCAAATTCACTCAAAATACACACGCTTTGCCTTTGTGTCATTATCTGTGCATCATGACTAAATCATTTCTGCATATACTACTCAAAAAtaaattctccccccccccctccacacctttCCTCACATTCATTGCTTACTTTACTACAAAAACATTTGCTTCTTAGGGTGTGCATCAGTgcttctgtgtgtgcatcatccATACATTATAGTCAGCACTACTACTACTTCATGCAGCCTTCTGGTCACATTTCTTCCTATTTTGTCTTTCTAATCATGCTTTCATTTGTAAATACCACTTTCCTTCTGATACACAGTCTACTCCTACCTTCTTGTACAaattttttgtttagtaaatAACATTGAAGTGAAAATCATATcgaggcaatggagtgacttggAACTCGTGACCTGGTGATTGCCAGCTGCCTACCTTAATGGCTCGGCCAAGGTGGTATAAAAGGTACAAAAGACCAACCCAAAACTGCCGAGTCCTTTGGGAGGTTCTAGAGGCCCCAAAACCCGGGGCCCAACCGGGGTTTTCtagccaacccgaccacactcggGCCTACGATAATGGCGTTCCCCATTCTTGAGCACCAGTCAGATTGTAATGAAATCACAATTGCatgatatataaattaaaataattttgatgcAATGCGGTGACTTGAACTCGCGACCAGTTAGTCACCACATTGCCTCAGAATGATTGTCATTGATATATCATGTCATTGGGATTTCATTGCAAACATATGAGGTATttaaattgaacaaccactttgaGCACTTTGTTTTTGTTAAATTAAACAACCACTTTGTTTTTTCTCTTCTCCGTAACTTGATTAACTTTGTCATACGTTTTCTAGTTCATAAAGGCCACATTTTGCTATTAATTGCCTTGATGCAAATATGCGATCTACACATCCTCCTCCACCAGAGCCTCGCATGTTTATCACTGATCAGTTTCTTGGTTATTTCTTGTACTATTATTCTGACAATCACTTTGTTAACTATCTTTAGTAGTTTAGTTCTTATGATTCTTTCACACTTTGCTCTTTCTAAATGTCTGTGTAATGGTATATTTAGCTTTTCATTTCTTTGCCATGTACAATGCTGCTTTTCAGTGCCTCTGGCAAATTCTTTGTCCATTCTATAAATCTACATCCTTTAATCGTTGTTACATATACAGGACTTTGTTTACACCCGCTTTCCCTCGTTTCCCTTTACACTCTGTTCACCATTTGCCCTCCAGTGACCTGCCCTCTTCCATGGATGAATCTTCTGTATTCCTAGCTTACACCTTCCCACAAGAAAATATTCCTTCGTCTTGCCCCCAATTCCAGTCTTTAGACTattaaattgtgtgtgtgtgtgtccttattGTATTTAGATTTGCAGACTTTCTAATAACCTATATACATCATTCTTATTCTCCGCACCATTTCTAACTTGTAACTTTTAGTTCTGCTAAGTAATCTGTATCTTTATAGAGCATTTAATATACTGTAGTGAATAAATCAGTTTTTGTATAATGCTCCTAATTTTAATTGGTCAAGAATAAAGTGGATAATTAGTGATATACTCAATTATAGTAGTTTGTGGCCATCATTCAGTGCATGTTTTTGTCAAATTATTTCAATACTGTACTATGGATATTAAAGTAAATTTTCCTGGTTCAACAGGCACCTCCATCAGGGTACCCAAGCCAGCAGCAGTATGCTGcttatcagcagcagcagcagcaacaacagcaacagcaagcagcagcagcagcaggctggATACCAGCAGGGCCAACAGCAGCCCCAGGGGGGTTATCCTGGTCAGCAGCCACAAGGAGGATACGCAGGACAGCAGTCCCAGGCAGGTATGAACCTCGTGTGCTAGATGTTCTGGCTCACCTTATATCACGGGGGTTTTGCATAACCTACTGTGTACAAGAATTATACCAGAATATTGGATGTCATGCCCTACTTGCACCTTAATGTATATACTGTAAATGATTTACATTACAGGATTTTTATGCCTTTTTAAATGAAGTCCTTTACTATAGGGCTGCATTCTGCGATTGTCATGGGAACAGTGTAAATCACATTACAGTAACTTGAAGTAAATGATAAGTTGTTCCTAAATATCTGTATCTATATTACAAAACGTAAACGTGTACTTTTCTTTCTTAGGGAATCCTGGTGCCCCTCCAGGCATAGACCCAAACATTGTATCGTGGTTTCGTGCTGTGGATCAAGATAACTCGGGGCATATTAATGCCCCTGAGCTTCAGCAAGCCCTCCAGAATGGCAGTTGGTCACAGTTTTCTGAAGAGGCTTGTAAACTCATGATTTGTAAGTGTTTATTCTAGTTGACTTATTATGGGTTATGGAAATTTGGATTGTATTGATACAGTAGGCCCTTGCTGTGCACCTGGGATATTTGTGAAAATCCTCTTGCAGGTAAATTTACAGTGAAGTTCATTTTATATGGTGGAAACAAGATTGTTCTGATGTCATTATAGGTTGACATTCTGCATCTGTGCACAGGAGAACTTTTTGAAGTTTCTTGCTGGCTTATAAAGGTGCTTGGAAATACAGAAGAGGATGTGATCCTGCTTAGAATGGAGCCAGAAAGTGAACTCATGCAAAATCTAAAAGCCTTTTTAAGCAGAGTTTGTCAAGGGGGGATCTCGATGACCCTATTAGGCTAtctactgacctttcccaggatgcatcCAACAACAGGTGCTTATCCtaggtacagtacaacctcgatttaacgcactatatgggaccaaccccggtGCGTTGGATTCGTTGTAAGATGTGACCTTCAAGAGGCATTTGCGtcggtgt
The DNA window shown above is from Procambarus clarkii isolate CNS0578487 chromosome 65, FALCON_Pclarkii_2.0, whole genome shotgun sequence and carries:
- the LOC123771111 gene encoding LOW QUALITY PROTEIN: peflin (The sequence of the model RefSeq protein was modified relative to this genomic sequence to represent the inferred CDS: inserted 2 bases in 1 codon), coding for MMGYQGYGQPQGGYPGQAPPSGYPGQAQGAPPSGYPSQQQYAAYQQQQQQQQQQQXQQQQQAGYQQGQQQPQGGYPGQQPQGGYAGQQSQAGNPGAPPGIDPNIVSWFRAVDQDNSGHINAPELQQALQNGSWSQFSEEACKLMISMFDSDRSGTINIHEFGQLFNFINQWTEVYRRYDRDNSGTIDESEMFAALQQMGYRLSPQFVSFLVTKFSPRMRKVTLDNFIVSNIQLRNLTEAFKSRDREMKGVITITYEEFISLAFTSLM